A region from the Xiphias gladius isolate SHS-SW01 ecotype Sanya breed wild chromosome 20, ASM1685928v1, whole genome shotgun sequence genome encodes:
- the macir gene encoding macrophage immunometabolism regulator gives MSVRMEMDISGVSRAHVSILPAAEIKATLKPEAERPRCASTPCSPIRGTVAGYQILHMDSNYLVGFTTGEELLKLAHKWSEGTPEKGSVSEAVSSSIQSAVPKSADLGIHRSSRIFKSKSRYYQPYDIPAANGRRRRRMPSSSDTFLRSLANGEPGRGPHAPLPLCLLKGKGAQSKSLDYLNLDKISIKESSDTEVLQYQLQHLTLRGERMFTRNKT, from the coding sequence ATGTCTGTAAGGATGGAAATGGATATCAGTGGAGTGTCCAGGGCACATGTCTCCATTCTTCCTGCAGCTGAGATCAAAGCGACATTGAAGCCAGAAGCAGAGAGACCTCGCTGTGCCAGCACCCCATGTTCACCCATCAGAGGAACTGTTGCAGGATACCAGATACTGCACATGGACTCAAACTATCTGGTGGGCTTCACCACTGGTGAGGAGCTGCTCAAACTGGCTCACAAGTGGTCAGAAGGCACTCCAGAGAAGGGCTCTGTATCAGAAGCTGTGTCCAGCTCCATCCAGAGTGCTGTACCGAAGTCTGCGGACTTGGGCATCCACCGGTCTTCACGAATCTTCAAAAGCAAAAGTCGCTACTATCAACCCTATGACATCCCTGCTGCCAATGGGCGGAGACGGAGGCGTATGCCCAGTTCGAGTGACACCTTCCTCAGGTCACTGGCCAATGGGGAGCCTGGGAGGGGACCGCATGCTCCACTACCCCTATGTCTGCTTAAAGGAAAGGGGGCCCAGTCCAAGTCTCTGGACTACCTTAATCTGGACAAAATAAGTATCAAAGAATCATCAGACACTGAGGTGTTACAGTACCAACTGCAGCACCTCACCCTGCGAGGGGAACGCATGTTTACCAGAAACAAGACATGA